From the Actinomycetes bacterium genome, one window contains:
- a CDS encoding SMP-30/gluconolactonase/LRE family protein — MAGMLGASSFRARIGAVVVGAVALASACVPGPTGPEGGVPQNPPFGVNGAVQEPGAEGGEVWVADIFGAQLIRFDAETGTIAERYPTGSICAVDDVAVMADDSLVATCPSTGLVVRVPRGGTPEVLARPGKGVNPIVAEPGGTSVLVGFGTEDHDELIRIHLDGTTEVVADDLPTLNGFGFGPDGLLYVPTGGAGGLLGTGGLATIDPATGAFTDIPLIFSEAGKTGLDFACGVDVGADGTAYVAQCANPSAYAVDPSTGEATLVGRSPLPIADNILVLDDGRVILSGFFGGQAAVFTPAGGGWTPSVLTIGS, encoded by the coding sequence ATGGCTGGAATGCTGGGGGCAAGTTCGTTTCGTGCGCGCATCGGCGCGGTGGTGGTCGGGGCTGTGGCTCTGGCGAGTGCCTGCGTGCCGGGGCCGACTGGTCCCGAAGGCGGGGTCCCCCAGAACCCGCCGTTCGGAGTCAACGGCGCCGTGCAGGAGCCGGGCGCCGAGGGCGGCGAGGTATGGGTGGCCGACATCTTCGGCGCCCAGCTGATCCGCTTCGACGCCGAAACCGGCACGATCGCCGAGCGATACCCGACCGGCAGCATCTGCGCGGTCGACGATGTTGCGGTCATGGCCGACGACTCTCTGGTCGCAACCTGCCCGAGCACAGGTCTGGTGGTCCGGGTTCCCCGCGGTGGCACCCCCGAAGTGCTCGCAAGGCCCGGCAAGGGCGTCAACCCGATCGTGGCGGAGCCGGGCGGCACATCGGTGCTGGTCGGGTTCGGCACCGAAGACCACGACGAGCTGATCCGAATCCACCTCGACGGCACCACCGAGGTGGTCGCCGATGACCTGCCCACGCTCAACGGATTCGGGTTCGGTCCCGATGGACTGCTCTACGTGCCCACTGGCGGCGCCGGCGGCCTGCTCGGCACGGGTGGACTCGCCACGATCGACCCCGCCACGGGCGCCTTCACGGACATCCCGCTCATCTTCTCGGAAGCGGGCAAGACAGGCCTCGACTTCGCCTGCGGAGTCGACGTCGGCGCCGATGGCACGGCGTACGTCGCACAGTGCGCCAACCCGTCGGCCTACGCGGTGGACCCGTCAACCGGCGAGGCGACCCTTGTGGGCCGCTCCCCGCTCCCGATCGCCGACAACATCCTCGTGCTCGACGACGGCCGGGTCATCCTGTCGGGCTTCTTCGGCGGGCAGGCGGCCGTGTTCACACCCGCCGGCGGCGGTTGGACCCCGTCGGTGCTAACCATCGGTTCCTGA
- a CDS encoding NUDIX domain-containing protein, giving the protein MSEPAPGSPGGPLWDPEAIPAATIIPLRDGPHGLETLMLRRDSELRFAAGMWVWPGGRLDPEDFAGGAAPDNPTPDDLEAAARVAALREADEEAGITIEPATIRRWSQWTPPRMETGEAPRHRFTTAFLVGVAIGDTDDVTVDDGEIREHQWVSPGGMLEKHGAGEVTMAPPTFITLCHLATHRNPAEVLMAAPSAVGDIEHFATRVGSTEGGWAALYHGDVAYEAGAMDAEGPRHRLHMDSLPWSYERSDFTGESS; this is encoded by the coding sequence ATGTCCGAACCAGCGCCGGGATCACCAGGTGGCCCCCTTTGGGACCCCGAGGCCATCCCCGCGGCCACGATCATCCCGCTTCGAGACGGACCCCATGGCCTCGAAACCCTGATGCTGCGGCGCGACTCGGAGCTGCGTTTCGCCGCGGGCATGTGGGTATGGCCGGGAGGTCGGCTCGACCCGGAAGACTTCGCCGGTGGTGCGGCGCCCGACAATCCCACCCCTGACGACCTGGAGGCCGCCGCCCGCGTGGCCGCGCTGCGCGAGGCCGACGAGGAGGCAGGCATCACCATCGAGCCGGCCACGATCCGGCGTTGGTCCCAGTGGACTCCCCCGCGCATGGAGACCGGCGAGGCACCCAGGCATCGATTCACCACGGCGTTCCTGGTCGGCGTTGCGATCGGCGACACCGACGACGTGACCGTGGACGACGGCGAGATCCGCGAGCACCAGTGGGTGTCGCCCGGCGGCATGCTCGAAAAGCACGGAGCCGGCGAGGTCACGATGGCGCCGCCAACCTTCATCACGCTCTGCCACCTCGCCACGCATCGCAACCCGGCCGAGGTGCTCATGGCGGCCCCGTCCGCGGTCGGCGACATCGAGCACTTCGCGACGCGGGTGGGCTCCACCGAGGGCGGATGGGCGGCTCTCTACCACGGCGACGTGGCCTACGAGGCCGGCGCAATGGACGCCGAGGGTCCGCGTCACCGCCTGCACATGGACTCGCTGCCGTGGAGCTACGAACGGTCCGACTTCACGGGGGAGTCGTCATGA
- a CDS encoding Gfo/Idh/MocA family oxidoreductase: MTETSGPDERVRMALVGCGAISPMHLYGLEQSGAPIDIVAAVDPDPERARATAEATGAAAFGSLDEARAGVELDAVDLMLPHHLHEEVAVQCFEAGLNVLLEKPLAPTLEACERILAAAAAAGTVFMVAENAQYWPEVLAVAAELEDGTIGEVVTARAATFFPPLPDFYGEPGAGNETGSAGSAGSAGSQGPAGAEPAERPWRFDQEVAGGGIAMDTGSHWLRPLHMWLGRSTETVAALGHPFPGMESESLVRSLIRFDSGVVASFDALLTAAPVAPEPLFKVTGTDGELTIDASGTVTRYRSGERRGQVVAEFDGYLGSYAGQFSDFAAAVLGGRSPAAGADAALGELRCALAMYRSAESGRWEPVWP, encoded by the coding sequence GTGACTGAGACATCAGGTCCCGACGAGAGGGTGCGCATGGCGCTCGTGGGCTGTGGCGCGATCTCACCGATGCACCTCTACGGACTCGAGCAGTCAGGAGCGCCGATCGACATCGTCGCCGCGGTCGACCCCGACCCGGAACGCGCCCGCGCAACTGCTGAGGCCACCGGTGCCGCCGCGTTCGGCTCGCTCGACGAAGCCCGTGCAGGCGTGGAGCTCGACGCCGTCGACCTGATGCTCCCGCACCACCTGCATGAGGAAGTGGCGGTGCAGTGCTTCGAAGCGGGCCTGAACGTGCTGCTGGAAAAGCCCCTCGCACCCACGTTGGAGGCATGCGAACGGATTCTGGCCGCCGCCGCGGCAGCGGGCACGGTGTTCATGGTGGCGGAGAATGCCCAGTACTGGCCCGAGGTGCTCGCCGTGGCAGCCGAGCTGGAGGACGGCACGATCGGCGAGGTCGTCACGGCCCGGGCCGCCACGTTCTTCCCTCCCCTGCCCGACTTCTACGGCGAACCCGGCGCTGGCAACGAGACGGGGTCGGCGGGGTCGGCGGGTTCGGCAGGATCGCAGGGGCCGGCAGGAGCGGAGCCCGCCGAGCGTCCATGGCGGTTCGACCAGGAGGTGGCAGGCGGCGGCATAGCCATGGACACCGGTTCGCACTGGCTGCGGCCTCTGCACATGTGGCTGGGCCGGTCCACAGAAACGGTGGCGGCGCTCGGCCATCCGTTCCCGGGCATGGAGAGTGAGTCGCTGGTGCGCTCGCTCATCCGCTTCGACTCCGGCGTGGTGGCATCGTTCGACGCGCTGCTGACCGCGGCGCCGGTGGCACCCGAACCGCTGTTCAAGGTCACCGGCACCGACGGCGAGTTGACCATCGATGCTTCCGGCACGGTCACCCGCTACCGGTCCGGCGAGCGGCGGGGCCAGGTCGTCGCTGAGTTCGATGGCTACCTCGGCTCCTACGCGGGCCAGTTCAGCGACTTCGCCGCAGCCGTGCTCGGCGGCCGCTCACCGGCCGCAGGTGCAGACGCAGCGCTGGGCGAGCTGCGTTGCGCGCTAGCCATGTACCGCTCGGCCGAGAGCGGCCGGTGGGAGCCCGTCTGGCCCTGA
- a CDS encoding ribonucleotide-diphosphate reductase subunit beta translates to MSLAESNALAQPLPASSPTPAGQPEPEAVPGGLTDGASLLDPGFRLTLRPMKYPQFYDMYRDAIRNTWTVEEIDFSDDIVDLQRKLLPAERHLISRLVAFFATGDSIVSNNLVLNLYKHINAPEARMYLSRQLYEEALHVQFYLTLLDNYIPDHDARKEAFAAIENIPSIRQKGDFCFRWIESINSLEALETREHRKQFLLNLICFAACIEGLFFFAAFAYVYFLRSKGLLNGLAAGTNWVFRDESAHMNFAFEVIEQVRREEPDLFDDDLHQRVHDMIGEAIEVEYAFAEDLLSQGIAGMSLADTREYLQFVADQRLVTLGLPKQYGSKNPFHFMELQDVQELTNFFERTVSAYQVGVDGDVAFDEEF, encoded by the coding sequence ATGTCCCTCGCAGAGTCCAACGCCCTCGCCCAGCCGCTGCCGGCCTCCTCACCGACCCCTGCGGGTCAGCCCGAACCCGAAGCTGTCCCCGGTGGGCTCACCGATGGTGCAAGCCTGCTCGACCCCGGGTTCCGCCTCACCCTGCGTCCGATGAAGTACCCGCAGTTCTACGACATGTACCGGGACGCAATCCGCAACACCTGGACTGTCGAGGAGATCGACTTCTCCGATGACATCGTCGACCTCCAGCGCAAGCTGCTTCCTGCCGAGCGTCACCTGATCAGCCGCCTCGTGGCCTTCTTCGCGACCGGTGATTCGATCGTGTCCAACAACCTGGTTCTGAATCTCTACAAGCACATCAACGCCCCCGAGGCGCGGATGTACCTGAGCCGCCAGCTCTATGAAGAGGCTCTGCACGTCCAGTTCTACCTGACGCTTCTCGACAACTACATCCCCGACCACGACGCCCGCAAGGAGGCCTTTGCTGCCATCGAGAACATCCCCTCGATCCGCCAGAAGGGCGACTTCTGCTTCCGCTGGATCGAGTCGATCAACTCCCTCGAAGCACTCGAGACCCGAGAGCACCGCAAGCAGTTCCTGCTGAACCTGATCTGCTTCGCTGCCTGCATCGAGGGACTGTTCTTCTTCGCGGCCTTCGCGTACGTCTACTTCCTGCGCTCCAAGGGCCTGCTCAACGGCCTCGCGGCCGGCACCAACTGGGTGTTCCGCGACGAGTCGGCTCACATGAACTTCGCGTTCGAGGTGATCGAACAGGTGCGCCGTGAGGAACCCGACCTGTTCGACGACGACCTGCACCAGCGGGTACACGACATGATCGGCGAGGCGATCGAGGTCGAGTACGCCTTCGCAGAGGACCTGCTCTCACAGGGAATCGCCGGCATGTCGCTCGCCGACACCCGCGAGTACCTGCAGTTCGTCGCCGACCAGCGCCTGGTTACGCTGGGACTGCCCAAGCAGTACGGGTCGAAGAACCCGTTCCACTTCATGGAGCTGCAGGACGTGCAGGAACTGACCAACTTCTTCGAGCGGACCGTGTCGGCATACCAGGTGGGCGTCGACGGCGACGTCGCCTTCGACGAGGAATTCTGA
- a CDS encoding DUF3467 domain-containing protein — MQLPIGAAPPAGHHGYAAVRMTEDRPDQPLPDGAEHVELTVDPELASGAYSNFATVWHTAHEFTLDFFAPAQPGAAAFTHTARVRVPPSVIFSVARAIADNVNQYEAQYGPIDASDTDDEVYPPPWDEDGPEGR; from the coding sequence ATGCAGCTGCCGATCGGCGCCGCTCCGCCTGCGGGGCATCACGGTTACGCTGCGGTCCGCATGACCGAGGACCGACCAGACCAGCCACTGCCCGACGGCGCCGAACACGTGGAACTCACGGTCGACCCGGAGCTTGCATCGGGCGCCTACTCCAACTTCGCGACCGTGTGGCACACAGCGCACGAGTTCACCCTGGATTTCTTCGCCCCCGCCCAACCGGGAGCGGCGGCGTTCACCCACACCGCCAGGGTGCGGGTGCCTCCATCGGTGATCTTCAGCGTGGCGAGGGCGATCGCTGACAACGTCAACCAGTACGAGGCGCAATACGGTCCCATCGATGCATCGGACACCGACGATGAGGTGTATCCGCCTCCGTGGGACGAAGACGGGCCGGAAGGCCGCTGA
- a CDS encoding MBL fold metallo-hydrolase: MGGSELVVQRRGGFEILPAHAPQAVPVDLPGQVPGTALHLSEGLSNAWLLTTPAGRVVINTGMGFEAPVHRRNFDAVSDDPVVAVVFTQGHVDHVGGADAFIEDGTEVIAQRSNAACQADDARIHRFRVRRSAIFWAEAVARADAYMREQREAGDPAEVEAVPGGQSTPTATRTFEDRLDLDFGGTRVELLSVPGGETVDSLVVWLPQHRTAIVGNLFSALFGHVPNLVTVRGDRPRDALAFLDSLRRVRELRPELLCTGHFEPIRGVEVVDAELERIERGVLWLHDAVVDGMERGTDLWTLMRTIEIPSEYDLGEGYGCVRWAVRAIWELYAGWFRHESTTELYGVPHTEVALDLVELAGGVEPVVSAGRARLSAGEPEAALHLVEVALGAEPEDPGALLADIEVHEALLERSGRENFWETGWLQHRIDTSRAKLAEQAGGDTGD; this comes from the coding sequence ATGGGCGGAAGTGAACTCGTCGTGCAGCGCAGGGGCGGATTCGAAATCCTGCCGGCACATGCACCGCAGGCCGTGCCAGTCGACCTGCCCGGACAGGTGCCGGGCACCGCCCTGCACCTGTCCGAGGGCCTGTCCAACGCGTGGTTGCTGACCACACCGGCAGGCAGGGTGGTGATCAACACCGGAATGGGCTTCGAGGCCCCGGTGCACCGCCGCAACTTCGACGCCGTAAGCGACGACCCCGTTGTCGCGGTGGTGTTCACCCAGGGGCATGTGGACCATGTCGGCGGCGCAGATGCCTTCATCGAGGACGGCACGGAGGTCATCGCGCAGCGGTCCAACGCGGCCTGCCAGGCCGACGACGCCCGAATCCACCGCTTCCGTGTGCGGCGCTCGGCGATCTTCTGGGCAGAGGCCGTCGCGCGAGCCGACGCCTACATGCGCGAGCAGCGCGAGGCGGGCGACCCAGCAGAGGTCGAGGCCGTACCGGGCGGCCAGTCGACCCCCACCGCGACCCGAACATTCGAGGACCGACTCGACCTCGACTTCGGCGGCACACGCGTGGAGTTGCTCTCGGTCCCCGGCGGCGAGACGGTCGACTCGCTCGTCGTGTGGTTGCCGCAACACCGCACGGCGATCGTCGGCAATCTGTTCTCAGCGCTCTTCGGCCACGTGCCCAACCTCGTCACCGTCCGCGGTGACAGGCCGCGGGACGCACTGGCCTTCCTCGACTCGCTGCGGCGGGTACGGGAACTGCGCCCGGAACTGCTCTGCACGGGCCACTTCGAACCCATCCGCGGGGTCGAGGTAGTTGACGCCGAGCTGGAGCGCATAGAGCGTGGCGTTCTCTGGCTGCACGACGCCGTGGTGGACGGCATGGAGCGCGGCACCGACCTGTGGACGCTGATGCGCACCATCGAGATCCCCTCGGAGTACGACCTCGGTGAGGGCTATGGGTGCGTGCGCTGGGCCGTGCGGGCCATCTGGGAGCTGTACGCCGGATGGTTCCGCCACGAGTCCACGACCGAGCTCTACGGCGTGCCCCACACCGAGGTGGCGCTCGACCTGGTGGAGTTGGCGGGAGGAGTTGAGCCCGTGGTTTCAGCGGGGCGGGCAAGGCTGTCGGCCGGCGAGCCTGAGGCGGCATTGCACCTCGTGGAGGTCGCCCTGGGCGCGGAGCCCGAGGATCCGGGCGCACTCTTGGCCGACATCGAGGTGCACGAGGCACTGCTGGAGCGCAGCGGCCGCGAGAACTTCTGGGAGACCGGCTGGCTGCAGCACAGGATCGACACGTCCCGGGCAAAGCTCGCCGAGCAGGCCGGAGGTGACACCGGTGACTGA
- a CDS encoding histidine phosphatase family protein, which yields MTAWRNDETSCEVLLVRHGRTAVNAQARLSGHHNPDLDEVGRRQAESLGAEVAKRAGRDITVVSSPLARCMQTAAAIIEACGEHDTAAFVDERFIEMDYGEWDGKPLDEVPVEVWQQWRTDPAFSPPGGETLASVTERVAAGLEQWAPRAGGGTLVVVSHVSPIKAGVIWALGVGEGATWRMRLDNASICRLSVSGGRDGRARGGLGSFNETAHLPPP from the coding sequence ATGACTGCGTGGCGCAACGACGAAACGAGCTGTGAAGTCTTGCTGGTGCGCCATGGCCGCACCGCGGTCAACGCGCAGGCGCGCCTGTCAGGACACCACAACCCCGACCTCGACGAGGTCGGCCGGCGCCAGGCGGAGTCGCTCGGGGCAGAGGTCGCGAAGCGCGCCGGACGCGACATCACGGTCGTGTCCTCCCCGTTGGCCCGCTGCATGCAGACGGCTGCTGCAATCATCGAGGCCTGCGGTGAGCACGACACGGCCGCTTTCGTGGACGAGCGTTTCATCGAGATGGACTACGGCGAGTGGGACGGCAAGCCCCTCGACGAGGTACCGGTGGAGGTCTGGCAGCAGTGGCGAACCGACCCGGCCTTCAGCCCGCCCGGCGGTGAGACCCTCGCTTCGGTCACGGAGAGGGTCGCGGCCGGCCTTGAACAATGGGCGCCTCGCGCTGGAGGCGGGACGCTGGTGGTGGTGAGCCATGTCTCACCCATCAAGGCCGGCGTGATCTGGGCGCTCGGCGTCGGCGAGGGAGCCACCTGGCGGATGCGGCTCGACAATGCCTCGATCTGCCGGTTGAGCGTGAGCGGCGGCCGTGATGGCCGTGCCCGTGGGGGTCTCGGCTCGTTCAACGAGACGGCACACCTGCCGCCACCATGA
- a CDS encoding ribonucleoside-diphosphate reductase subunit alpha, with the protein MRVRKRDGSQEPVDVNKIVKAVARCAAGLDNVDPMRVATRTISGLVDGATTEELDELSIRTAAGLISEEPNYSRLAARLLATVIDKEVQNQDVYSFSQSIQMGHREGLIGDEAAEFVAKHSRKLNDAILPERNWLYGFFGLRTVYDRYLLKHPVTREVTETPQYFLMRVACGLSTTAEDAITFYQLISSLDYLPSSPTLFNSGTTHPQMSSCYLLDSPEDNLDAIYDRYRDIARLSKHAGGIGLSYSRIRARGSLIKGTNGLSNGIVPWLKTLDSSVAAVNQGGRRKGAACVYLESWHADIEEFLELKENTGDAARRAHNLNIANWVPDLFMKRVEQDWQWSLFDPKKVPHLIDLYGDEFEAAYLQAESEGLYERQVSARQLYSRMMRTLAETGNGWMTYKDASNTKCNQTGGAPGDPGRVVHLSNLCTEILEVTNQAETAVCNLGSVNLGAMVRPDEAGNLAFDFDRLAEVVRTAVPYLDRVIDINFYPTDEAGSSNTKWRPVGLGMMGLQDVFFRLRMPFDSDEARDLSTRISEEIYFNALWASSELAEADGAHPGYEQTRAAAGDLQFDLWGITPSDAERWAPLRERIATHGLRNSLMIAIAPTATIASIAGCYECIEPQVSNLFKRETLSGEFLQINTYLVRELQARNLWTEEVIGAIKRHEGSIQDIEAIPADVRQIFRTAWELPMRSLIDMAAARGAFIDQSQSLNLFMESPTIGKLSSMYLHAWKAGLKTTYYLRSRPATRINKTGGAEGGGGTPPQGPSGPTGGQPQQPPAEPAEYSDAEAVACSLENPESCEACQ; encoded by the coding sequence ATGCGGGTTCGCAAGCGCGACGGCAGCCAGGAACCAGTCGACGTCAACAAGATCGTCAAGGCGGTCGCACGATGCGCCGCAGGGCTCGACAACGTCGACCCGATGCGGGTGGCCACCCGCACCATCTCCGGCCTCGTCGATGGTGCCACCACCGAGGAACTCGACGAGCTCTCCATCCGCACCGCAGCAGGGCTGATCTCAGAGGAGCCCAACTACTCCCGCCTCGCGGCCCGACTGCTCGCCACGGTGATCGACAAGGAGGTCCAGAACCAGGACGTCTACTCGTTCAGCCAGTCGATCCAGATGGGCCACCGCGAAGGACTCATCGGAGACGAGGCCGCCGAGTTCGTGGCCAAGCACTCCCGCAAGCTCAACGACGCGATCCTGCCCGAGCGCAACTGGCTCTACGGGTTCTTCGGTCTGCGCACTGTGTATGACCGGTACCTGCTCAAGCACCCTGTCACCCGTGAGGTCACCGAGACCCCGCAGTACTTCCTCATGCGTGTGGCCTGCGGCCTGTCCACCACAGCAGAGGACGCGATCACCTTCTACCAGCTGATCTCCAGCCTCGACTACCTGCCCAGCTCGCCGACGCTGTTCAACTCCGGCACGACACACCCGCAGATGTCGAGCTGCTACCTGCTCGACTCGCCCGAGGACAACCTCGACGCCATCTATGACCGCTACCGCGATATCGCCCGGCTCTCCAAGCACGCCGGCGGGATCGGCCTGTCCTACAGCCGGATCCGTGCCCGCGGCTCGTTGATCAAGGGCACCAACGGCCTCTCCAACGGCATCGTTCCCTGGCTCAAGACGCTCGACTCATCGGTCGCTGCGGTCAACCAGGGTGGCCGCCGCAAGGGCGCAGCATGTGTCTACCTCGAAAGCTGGCACGCAGACATCGAGGAGTTCCTCGAGCTCAAGGAAAACACCGGCGACGCCGCCCGCCGTGCGCACAACCTCAACATCGCCAACTGGGTGCCCGACCTGTTCATGAAACGCGTCGAGCAGGACTGGCAGTGGAGCCTGTTCGACCCCAAGAAGGTGCCGCACCTCATCGACCTCTACGGCGACGAGTTCGAAGCGGCGTACCTGCAGGCCGAGTCCGAGGGCCTCTACGAGCGCCAGGTGTCCGCGCGCCAGCTCTACAGCCGCATGATGCGCACCCTTGCCGAGACCGGCAACGGCTGGATGACCTACAAGGACGCATCCAACACCAAGTGCAACCAGACCGGCGGCGCCCCAGGCGACCCCGGCAGGGTCGTGCACCTGTCCAACCTGTGCACCGAGATCCTCGAGGTCACCAACCAGGCCGAGACAGCGGTGTGCAACCTCGGCTCGGTCAACCTCGGCGCCATGGTGCGCCCCGACGAGGCCGGCAACCTGGCATTCGACTTCGACCGGCTGGCCGAGGTGGTGCGCACCGCAGTGCCGTACCTCGACCGGGTGATCGACATCAACTTCTACCCGACCGACGAGGCCGGCAGCTCGAACACCAAGTGGCGTCCGGTCGGACTCGGGATGATGGGCCTGCAGGACGTCTTCTTCAGGCTTCGGATGCCTTTCGACAGCGACGAGGCCCGCGACCTGTCCACCCGCATCTCCGAGGAGATCTACTTCAACGCCCTGTGGGCATCGAGCGAGCTGGCCGAGGCCGACGGGGCGCACCCCGGCTACGAGCAGACCCGTGCCGCCGCCGGCGACCTCCAGTTCGACCTCTGGGGAATCACGCCGAGCGACGCCGAGCGTTGGGCGCCGCTGCGCGAGCGGATCGCCACCCATGGCCTGCGCAACTCGCTGATGATCGCAATTGCGCCCACCGCCACGATCGCCTCGATCGCCGGCTGTTACGAGTGCATCGAGCCTCAGGTGTCCAACCTGTTCAAGCGCGAGACGCTCTCCGGTGAGTTCCTGCAGATCAACACCTACCTGGTGCGCGAGCTGCAGGCCCGCAACCTCTGGACCGAGGAGGTAATCGGGGCGATCAAGCGCCACGAAGGATCGATCCAGGACATCGAGGCGATACCCGCGGATGTGCGCCAGATCTTCCGCACCGCATGGGAGCTGCCGATGCGGTCACTCATCGACATGGCGGCTGCCCGCGGCGCCTTCATCGACCAGTCGCAGTCGCTCAACCTGTTCATGGAGTCGCCCACGATCGGGAAGCTCTCCTCGATGTACCTGCACGCGTGGAAGGCGGGTCTCAAGACCACCTACTACCTGCGTTCCCGCCCGGCGACCCGGATCAACAAGACCGGTGGTGCCGAAGGTGGGGGAGGCACTCCGCCCCAGGGGCCGTCGGGCCCCACCGGCGGCCAGCCCCAGCAGCCGCCCGCCGAGCCGGCCGAGTACTCCGACGCGGAAGCAGTCGCCTGCTCTCTCGAGAACCCGGAGTCCTGCGAGGCCTGTCAGTAG